A stretch of the Rhodohalobacter mucosus genome encodes the following:
- a CDS encoding UPF0158 family protein yields the protein MALPVYIFDVVDEIDQQSELVTGFINRKTGELTILTTDDYYALKHLDEGGALDELPAWQQEIIPKLQEVSESDDFIQLPSPYEIDEYRIMQRFIWSLEDDKIRQELENLIQGSGAFRRFRDAIDRYDVRNDWWNYKKNAIKRIAVDFLDSEGITWTEEKPEATHHPINF from the coding sequence ATGGCTCTTCCCGTTTACATTTTTGACGTAGTGGATGAGATTGACCAGCAGAGTGAATTGGTTACCGGGTTTATCAACCGGAAAACAGGTGAGCTGACGATTTTAACCACAGACGATTACTACGCACTGAAACATCTTGACGAAGGCGGTGCGTTGGATGAGCTTCCCGCCTGGCAGCAGGAAATTATTCCAAAGCTGCAGGAAGTCAGTGAATCAGATGATTTCATTCAATTGCCTTCTCCATATGAGATTGATGAATACCGGATCATGCAGCGTTTTATATGGTCTCTTGAAGATGATAAAATAAGACAGGAATTGGAAAATCTGATTCAAGGCAGCGGTGCGTTCAGGCGTTTTCGTGATGCAATAGATCGATATGATGTCCGCAATGATTGGTGGAACTATAAGAAAAATGCAATTAAACGAATAGCCGTCGATTTTCTTGATTCTGAAGGAATAACCTGGACGGAAGAGAAACCGGAAGCCACTCATCACCCTATTAATTTCTAA
- a CDS encoding DUF6933 domain-containing protein, whose translation MLYLRCTKKLLKRMKGPDPLPEGDPGSSNKLGDWYAHVKPLTYKGKLVVIFLNQKTLLSVFVPGYGNRKVLPEFLARTEILLHNLEIPEKAIHREMQEMQDICIQPTASRKTVGSLNRVSQDIRVHADVKYPTFDAVDWDREAMVFTEKIHAPLYDSPMNLVYPKDLVREILE comes from the coding sequence ATGCTCTATCTGCGCTGTACGAAGAAACTTTTAAAGCGAATGAAAGGTCCCGATCCATTGCCGGAGGGTGATCCGGGGTCATCGAACAAACTTGGCGATTGGTACGCCCACGTGAAACCGCTGACATATAAGGGGAAATTGGTTGTTATTTTTCTGAATCAAAAAACACTGCTATCGGTTTTTGTGCCCGGTTACGGAAACCGCAAGGTGCTGCCGGAGTTTCTGGCGCGCACTGAAATCCTGTTGCACAACCTGGAAATACCTGAAAAGGCGATTCACCGGGAGATGCAGGAGATGCAGGATATCTGCATTCAGCCAACGGCCAGCCGTAAAACAGTGGGAAGCCTGAATCGTGTGAGTCAGGATATTCGTGTTCATGCAGATGTAAAGTATCCCACATTTGACGCGGTTGACTGGGACCGCGAGGCCATGGTTTTTACTGAAAAAATTCACGCTCCATTGTACGATTCCCCGATGAATCTTGTCTACCCAAAAGACCTTGTCAGGGAAATTCTGGAATGA